In Methylobacterium aquaticum, the following are encoded in one genomic region:
- a CDS encoding DUF3422 family protein, with the protein MRLDEHPLRARVLAEVHARPFTPVKTPRRFLHYAFLTDGDAAAADRDALEAYCTGLGHPGPAPGAKQHRVVFSGAILRWESHSEFTTYTWEYGDAQGQAFQPQPDALEGAMAELAQPGPLLVAVDLHLLPAVEGGMPPEIVSTFNAASLAMADAEGGAAVIATDFQPDPHGYVRIVVADRRLSRLGAGALVQRLLEIETYRTLALLGLPEAQSLGPTIRRIETELPTLMEAMRTSEGFAENHALLDRLIALAAELEAGSSRTMFRFGATRAYDELVRLRLSAAAEHALPGQTSWSMFLARRYNPAIRTCLVTADRQDLLSRRLARAAQMLRTRVDIELERQNQAQLQAMNDRVRLQLRLQQTVEGLSVAAITYYVASLVHHVLEGAHHAGVPVDATIGTAFAVPLVLVGVWWTVRRIRRAHAEPGGH; encoded by the coding sequence ATGCGGCTGGACGAACACCCCCTGCGGGCGCGGGTGCTGGCGGAGGTCCATGCCCGGCCGTTCACCCCGGTCAAGACGCCCCGCCGCTTCCTGCACTACGCCTTCCTGACCGACGGCGACGCGGCGGCGGCCGATCGCGACGCGCTCGAGGCCTATTGCACGGGCCTGGGCCATCCCGGCCCGGCGCCGGGGGCCAAGCAGCACCGGGTGGTGTTCTCCGGCGCGATCCTGCGCTGGGAGAGCCACAGCGAGTTCACCACCTATACCTGGGAATACGGCGACGCCCAGGGGCAGGCGTTCCAGCCCCAGCCCGACGCCCTCGAGGGGGCGATGGCGGAGCTGGCCCAGCCCGGCCCGCTCCTCGTCGCGGTCGACCTGCACCTCCTGCCGGCGGTGGAGGGCGGGATGCCGCCGGAGATCGTCTCGACCTTCAACGCCGCCTCGCTCGCCATGGCGGATGCGGAGGGCGGGGCGGCGGTGATCGCCACCGACTTCCAGCCCGATCCGCACGGCTATGTCCGCATCGTCGTCGCCGACCGGCGCCTGAGCCGGCTCGGGGCCGGCGCCCTGGTGCAGCGCCTCCTGGAGATCGAGACCTACCGGACGCTGGCGCTTCTCGGGCTGCCGGAGGCGCAGAGTCTAGGCCCGACGATCCGCCGGATCGAGACCGAGCTGCCGACCCTGATGGAGGCGATGCGGACCAGCGAGGGCTTTGCCGAGAACCACGCCCTCCTCGACCGGCTGATCGCGCTCGCCGCCGAGCTGGAGGCTGGGTCGTCGCGCACGATGTTCCGCTTCGGCGCGACCCGGGCCTACGACGAACTGGTGCGCCTGCGCCTCTCGGCGGCGGCCGAGCACGCGCTGCCCGGCCAGACCAGCTGGTCGATGTTCCTCGCCCGGCGCTACAACCCAGCGATCCGCACCTGCCTGGTGACCGCCGACCGCCAGGACCTGCTCTCCCGCCGCCTCGCCCGCGCCGCCCAGATGCTGCGCACCCGGGTCGACATCGAGCTGGAGCGCCAGAACCAGGCCCAGCTCCAGGCGATGAACGACCGGGTGCGCCTGCAGCTCCGCCTGCAGCAGACCGTGGAAGGCCTCTCGGTCGCGGCGATCACCTACTACGTCGCGAGCCTCGTCCACCACGTGCTGGAGGGCGCGCACCATGCCGGGGTCCCGGTCGATGCGACGATCGGGACGGCCTTCGCGGTGCCGCTGGTGCTGGTCGGGGTGTGGTGGACGGTGCGGCGGATCCGGCGGGCGCATGCGGAGCCGGGCGGGCATTGA
- the pdxA gene encoding 4-hydroxythreonine-4-phosphate dehydrogenase PdxA: MTTALALTQGDPAGIGPEITLRAWLAREEHGLAPFFVIGDPDFLEKIAARLGLAVPLAEATPESAAQAFARALPVVRLPGNITVAAEPGTPDPATAAGTLASIDEAVRLVQAGRAPALVTNPIAKHVLYEAGFRHPGHTEYLAALAAAPGENPPTPVMLLWSEALAVVPVTIHVALRRVPELLTADLVVETARIVESDMRTRFGLSAPRLVLAGLNPHAGEAGTMGTEDRDVLAPAIERLRAEGIRITGPHPADTLFHARARATYDVALAPTHDQALIPIKTLAFDEGVNVTLGLPFLRTSPDHGTAFDIAGKGLAKPDSLIAALKLAGRLTRTGASA; the protein is encoded by the coding sequence ATGACCACAGCCCTCGCGCTGACACAGGGCGACCCGGCCGGGATCGGCCCGGAGATCACCCTGCGGGCCTGGCTCGCCCGGGAGGAGCACGGGCTGGCCCCGTTCTTCGTGATCGGCGACCCGGATTTCTTGGAAAAGATCGCCGCCCGGCTCGGGCTCGCGGTGCCGCTGGCGGAAGCCACGCCCGAGAGTGCGGCCCAGGCCTTCGCCCGGGCCCTGCCGGTGGTGCGGCTGCCTGGAAACATCACCGTCGCGGCCGAGCCCGGCACCCCCGATCCGGCGACCGCCGCCGGCACGCTGGCCTCGATCGACGAGGCGGTGCGGCTGGTGCAGGCGGGCCGGGCGCCTGCCCTCGTCACCAACCCGATCGCCAAGCACGTGCTCTACGAGGCGGGCTTCCGCCATCCCGGCCATACCGAGTACCTGGCCGCCCTCGCCGCCGCGCCCGGCGAAAACCCGCCGACGCCCGTGATGCTGCTGTGGTCCGAGGCGCTGGCCGTGGTGCCGGTGACGATCCACGTGGCGTTGCGCCGGGTGCCGGAGCTGCTGACCGCCGACCTCGTCGTCGAGACCGCCCGCATCGTCGAGTCCGACATGCGGACCCGCTTCGGCCTGTCCGCCCCGCGCCTGGTGCTCGCCGGGCTCAACCCGCATGCCGGCGAGGCCGGGACGATGGGCACCGAGGATCGCGACGTGCTGGCGCCCGCGATCGAGCGCCTGCGGGCGGAGGGCATCCGGATCACCGGCCCGCACCCGGCCGACACGCTGTTCCACGCCCGCGCCCGGGCCACCTACGACGTGGCGCTCGCCCCGACCCACGACCAGGCCCTGATCCCGATCAAGACGCTCGCCTTCGACGAGGGCGTGAACGTGACCCTCGGGCTGCCGTTCCTGCGCACCTCGCCCGATCACGGCACCGCCTTCGACATCGCCGGCAAGGGCCTGGCCAAGCCCGACAGCCTGATCGCCGCCCTCAAGCTCGCCGGGCGGCTGACCCGGACGGGAGCCTCGGCATGA
- a CDS encoding LPS-assembly protein LptD — MGRVVRKAAGAAVTGSLTVMLAAAVTAGVSGPAHAQGTLNDRLAAGSAKNAAKGGGNERLLVEAKELVYDNDRNTVSAVGNAELHYGPRTLLADRVRYDRNTGRVFAEGNVRLTDETGAVVTGDRMELTDDFKSGFIDSLRIQQTIEQRGRPARVRFSAPRAERVEGQTTTFEYGTYTACEPCKDHPERPPLWQVKAARIIHNNEERRIYYEDSTLEVAGIPIAYLPYFYSPDPTVRRDTGFLAPHFVSSNVLGYGIGTPFFWNIAPDYDLTVEPTFLSKQGVLGQAEWRQRLANGFYNVRISGIFQSTPSAFLPGPLGSGDRDFRGSIESAGQFYLAPNWRAGWDVVGVTDKWFLDNYRIRNQTISTDYFREAVSTAYLIGQGDRSWFEARGYYFKGLSTFDWQKQQPIVAPVIDYDKRRDGPDPIGGEVRFQANFTHLTRDATQYTQIPRTGTYLLSPSVNGITFPLYSTCSVFERGQCLVSGLAGDTTRATAQVSWRRTFTDEFGQRWQPFAYLRGDAFFVNPNTTGFQNNEVTNLFSPESNFSGRVMPAVGLEYRYPFVADLGPLGVHTVSPVAQVIARPSETKIGRLPNEDAQSLVFDDTSLFAWDKFSGYDRVEGGVRANLGAEYSITGRNGFYMNAMFGESIALAGVNSFRRGDIDNVGRNSGLETTRSDFVSRFQVSPNQNISFITRARFDNSTFALKRFESGITAKFAPFLPLETSLIYARYEAQPELGFDRRREGLQASALYNITPNWFVTGQVLFDLSHYLQVREFYATAAQSYFLNPVGTAPTYDRADKFYVSSSGLGFGYRDECTTISLNYLSSPIETASGLRERNRTFLLRIELRTLGEANFRQNLSTTTTADGIATAR, encoded by the coding sequence ATGGGTCGAGTCGTGCGTAAGGCCGCGGGTGCCGCGGTCACGGGATCCCTGACGGTGATGCTGGCCGCCGCCGTGACGGCGGGCGTGAGCGGCCCTGCGCATGCGCAAGGTACGCTCAACGACCGCCTGGCGGCCGGCTCGGCCAAGAACGCCGCCAAGGGCGGCGGCAACGAGCGCCTCCTCGTCGAGGCGAAGGAGCTCGTCTACGACAACGACCGCAACACGGTCTCGGCGGTCGGCAACGCCGAGCTGCATTACGGCCCGCGCACCCTGCTGGCCGATCGCGTCCGCTACGACCGCAACACCGGCCGGGTCTTCGCCGAGGGCAACGTCCGCCTCACTGACGAGACCGGCGCGGTCGTCACCGGCGACCGGATGGAGCTGACCGACGACTTCAAGTCGGGCTTCATCGATTCGCTGCGCATCCAGCAGACGATCGAGCAGCGCGGCCGCCCGGCCCGGGTGCGCTTCTCCGCCCCGCGGGCGGAGCGCGTCGAGGGCCAGACCACGACCTTCGAATACGGCACCTACACGGCCTGCGAGCCGTGCAAGGACCATCCCGAGCGGCCGCCCCTGTGGCAGGTCAAGGCGGCGCGGATCATCCACAACAACGAGGAGCGCCGGATCTACTACGAGGACTCGACCCTCGAAGTGGCCGGGATCCCGATCGCCTACCTGCCCTACTTCTACTCGCCCGACCCGACGGTGCGGCGCGACACCGGCTTCCTAGCGCCGCACTTCGTGTCCTCGAACGTGCTCGGCTACGGCATCGGCACGCCGTTCTTCTGGAACATCGCGCCCGATTACGACCTCACCGTCGAGCCGACCTTCCTGTCGAAGCAGGGTGTGCTCGGCCAGGCCGAGTGGCGCCAGCGGCTGGCCAACGGCTTCTACAACGTCCGCATCAGCGGCATCTTCCAGTCGACGCCGAGCGCCTTCCTGCCCGGCCCCCTCGGCTCGGGCGACCGCGACTTCCGCGGCTCGATCGAATCGGCCGGCCAGTTCTACCTCGCCCCGAACTGGCGCGCCGGCTGGGACGTCGTCGGCGTCACCGACAAGTGGTTCCTCGACAATTACCGCATCCGCAACCAGACGATCAGCACGGACTACTTCCGTGAGGCGGTCTCCACCGCCTACCTGATCGGCCAGGGCGACCGCTCGTGGTTCGAGGCGCGGGGCTACTACTTCAAGGGCCTGTCGACCTTCGACTGGCAGAAGCAGCAGCCGATCGTCGCCCCGGTGATCGACTACGACAAGCGCCGCGACGGGCCCGACCCGATCGGCGGCGAGGTACGGTTCCAGGCGAACTTCACCCACCTGACCCGGGACGCGACCCAGTACACCCAGATCCCGCGCACCGGGACCTACCTGCTCAGCCCGAGCGTCAACGGCATCACCTTCCCGCTCTACAGCACCTGCTCGGTGTTCGAGCGCGGGCAGTGCCTGGTGAGCGGGCTGGCCGGCGACACCACCCGGGCCACCGCCCAGGTGTCGTGGCGGCGCACCTTCACGGACGAGTTCGGCCAGCGCTGGCAGCCCTTCGCCTACCTGCGCGGCGACGCCTTCTTCGTGAACCCGAACACGACCGGCTTCCAGAACAACGAAGTCACCAACCTGTTCTCGCCCGAGTCGAACTTTTCCGGCCGGGTGATGCCGGCGGTCGGCCTCGAATACCGCTATCCCTTCGTCGCCGACCTGGGCCCGCTCGGCGTCCACACCGTGTCGCCGGTCGCCCAGGTGATCGCGCGGCCGAGCGAGACCAAGATCGGCCGCCTGCCGAACGAGGACGCGCAGAGCCTCGTCTTCGACGACACCTCGCTGTTCGCCTGGGACAAGTTCTCCGGCTACGACCGGGTCGAGGGCGGCGTGCGCGCCAATCTCGGCGCGGAATACTCGATCACCGGCCGCAACGGCTTCTACATGAACGCGATGTTCGGCGAGTCGATCGCGCTCGCCGGCGTCAACTCGTTCCGCCGCGGCGACATCGACAATGTCGGCCGCAATTCCGGCCTGGAAACCACCCGCTCGGACTTCGTCTCGCGGTTCCAGGTCTCGCCGAACCAGAACATCAGCTTCATCACCCGGGCCCGGTTCGACAACTCGACCTTCGCGCTCAAGCGCTTCGAGAGCGGCATCACGGCAAAGTTCGCACCGTTCCTGCCGCTCGAGACCTCGCTGATCTACGCCCGCTACGAGGCGCAGCCCGAGCTCGGCTTCGACCGACGCCGCGAGGGCCTGCAGGCCTCGGCCCTCTACAACATCACGCCGAACTGGTTCGTCACCGGCCAGGTGCTGTTCGACCTCTCGCACTATCTCCAGGTGCGCGAGTTCTACGCCACCGCGGCCCAGTCCTATTTCCTCAACCCCGTCGGCACCGCGCCGACCTACGACCGGGCCGACAAGTTCTACGTCTCGTCGTCGGGCCTCGGCTTCGGCTACCGCGACGAGTGCACGACGATCTCGCTCAACTACCTGTCCTCGCCGATCGAGACGGCGTCGGGCCTGCGCGAGCGCAACCGCACCTTCCTGCTCCGGATCGAGCTGCGCACCCTCGGCGAGGCGAATTTCCGCCAGAACCTCAGCACCACCACGACGGCGGACGGCATCGCCACGGCCCGGTGA